The Bombus pyrosoma isolate SC7728 linkage group LG3, ASM1482585v1, whole genome shotgun sequence genome has a segment encoding these proteins:
- the LOC122566250 gene encoding restin homolog isoform X7, translating to MTDPKPSGIRPPSKIGRPCSNLPPRPAVPPSPPRPSMNNSVVLTEDTDSFIIGDRVWVGGTKPGSIAYIGETQFAPGDWAGVVLDEPIGKNDGSVAGSRYFQCEPKRGIFSRLTRLTRAPLTDIIAATSPIQKTPTSPSDSAKGSLSKSMSPSLNASTTSLSSTVSQRDLRIGDRVIVSSSQGSKTGVLRYIGITEFALGEWCGVELDEPIGKNDGSVNDKRYFECRPKYGLFAPAHKVSRSPSSKRSSCIVHKPTGAALNTSMRKTGSRESLLSMSSIISTASTATKAGVSAARRPGFRTSTPARITLQETLKEKQQEIEILRKERDLERERITKAANQADQAEQSLISVVKEYEQYREKMQKTVTDAEVAFSKLLEEKNALALQLEEEKRKCEDLLFRFEEESVNKDDIQKERSEQCVINTVNENKIKDLEKLLLEERERVGQLESDSIKLFETEEELTRLRNEVSNVTAQETQQLEDLQSRNKILEESRNNLENEVQEKRILIEQYINQITQLQSKLKENQQESAVHKESETNLRTEIERATKDLEKKNTLIEDMKKEFEHSTNTLKEQLQKATETIENIKKESTSEKELLKSKYDKIVEEKENLLKAKTEELEVQSKKQLEVQNVALENLKTENMKQISKLSESFNEQLNMKDSKIKEVSTKLDQKISETEKLMVELSTQIDINKKKDEELSVALKKLEELNEKLKLMEEKNYLLSKQIQEYEKIADDSFKIVQEKQKLEHDIASLMATEANSSVQLKKLSEELKVKEKELSELRSTTAAEIEELTKRYQGQIEEKAKCIEEANAYISQKSLLLSKLENDVLELKSILANKDEEIKNLIQKTLDLQNALTLSEQAKTNLENEFQGLQSDIEQLNQQVAGTENKLSQVTFQKEKLEADIANLLSTSADSSEQLMKYNEDLRTKEKELDEFKDKAFKNETMLKSLELKLINIETELNKANTLIQEQCSELENNKSELEKEKKLNVELSSKIKGFETENVELEKQIKENDYIKDELKERTQESLNLSNELKNNKEEILNLQKQYETLKNSHKEEVSSLQKVIDNIKTELTTSQETTKTLQKIKSKLEANQSANRWTIEELTEKLEAEATNRTKLESLMTEKESNLHELQKKYEELQKTNEALIANQKATDKNLTTSLDSMSSEVKELRDKLDVAAEMIKVKEDALVQMKKETEQAETQILKLNDTVASIQREQTDNVEEMKKLQEMLSKKEKEISNITETKISLENNLKSVESKLEENIKTLESQLKTVQNELDVKNNMLQESEHIIKELKSSKEESVMKLQNTLECEMKAKQTELEFAMQKNSELQKHQQSLQDTIEKQVNDLNNKEVTIDKLTAQIKALEDAQMKKLKTDEQMQNEEVKLMQSKLSEAIKENRNLVDSKESLEKLLVEQKKKIEMLTNTIQTKEKETEKNIQNLVEKLNLVSTESAQLKEAQSNLERENKQITAKWTEATSQLKLTRENIKNNYDVAGGDMKQHMVDKDIDMIKLKEEYETAKSQIDFLNSVIVEMQRKNEALLCKVEVLEIGVPANEADEYTKTTLEKRMAAPRMFCDICEQFDLHETEDCPRQAQDFLDTEKVVKPPKKTSVERPYCENCEMFGHDTRDCDDAETF from the exons ATGACTGATCCAAAACCATCAGGAATAAGACCACCCTCAAAAATTGGTCGACCATGTAGCAATTTACCACCAAGACCAGCTGTTCCGCCATCACCTCCAAGACCATCAATGA ATAACAGCGTGGTTCTGACGGAGGACACGGACAGCTTCATAATAGGAGATCGAGTATGGGTCGGTGGCACGAAACCAGGCTCCATTGCTTATATCGGCGAAACTCAATTTGCCCCTGGAGATTGGGCTGGAGTGGTACTGGACGAACCTATTG GCAAGAACGATGGATCCGTGGCTGGCAGTCGGTACTTCCAATGCGAACCAAAGCGAGGAATATTCTCTCGATTGACCAGACTGACCAGAGCACCGTTAACCGATATCATCGCTGCAACATCACCGATACAAAAGACACCTACTTCGCCAAGTGACAGCGCGAAAGGAAGCCTCAGCAAGTCCATGTCTCCGTCTCTAA ACGCATCAACGACGAGTCTATCGTCCACGGTGTCGCAGAGGGATCTCAGGATAGGTGACAGGGTAATAGTATCGTCCAGTCAAGGCAGCAAAACCGGTGTCCTCAGGTACATCGGCATCACAGAGTTTGCACTTGGCGAATGGTGCGGTGTGGAACTAGATGAGCCGATTGGAAAGAACGATGGTTCCGTCAACGACAAGAG GTACTTCGAGTGTCGACCTAAATACGGTCTGTTCGCACCCGCACACAAGGTCAGCCGGTCGCCGTCCAGCAAAAGGTCATCGTGCATAGTGCACAAGCCAACTGGCGCCGCCCTGAACACGTCCATGAGAAAGACCGGTTCCAGAGAGTCATTGCTCTCGATGTCGAGCATCATCAGCACCGCTAGCACAGCCACCAAGGCTGGTGTTAGCGCCGCGAGG CGGCCTGGTTTTCGCACCTCAACACCTGCACGAATCACCCTGCAG GAAACGTTAAAGGAGAAGCAACAGGAAATCGAGATTCTCCGGAAAGAGCGAGATTTAGAACGTGAACGAATTACGAAAGCCGCAAATCAAGCAGATCAGGCGGAACAGTCGCTTATCTCAGTAGTAAAAGAATATGAGCAG taTCGcgagaaaatgcaaaaaacCGTTACTGACGCGGAGGTTGCGTTTTCAAAATTACTCGAAGAGAAAAATGCACTTGCTTTACAATtggaggaagagaagaggaagtgTGAAGATCTGCTGTTTCGTTTCGAGGAAGAATCGGTTAACAAGGATGATATTCAG aaagaaagaagtgaGCAATGT GTGATAAATactgtaaatgaaaataagatcAAAGATCTCGAAAAGCTGTTGCtggaagaaagagaacgtGTCGGTCAACTTGAAAGTGATAGCATCAAATTATTCGAAACGGAAGAAGAACTGACCCGTCTTCGCAATGAAGTTTCAAATGTTACTGCTCAAGAAACGCAGCAACTCGAAG ACTTACAGAgtcggaataaaattttggagGAAAGTAGAAACAATCTTGAGAATGAGGTGcaagagaaaagaatactTATAGAGcaatatataaatcaaataactCAATTGCaatcaaaattgaaagaaaatcaacAAGAAAGCGCGGTTCATAAAGAATCAGAGACAAATTTGCGGACGGAAATAGAACGTGCGACGAAAGATTTGGAGAAAAAGAATACGTTGATAGAAGATATGAAAAAGGAATTTGAACACAGTACAAATACTTTGAAAGAACAGTTGCAAAAGGCTAcagaaacgatagaaaatattaaaaaggaaagtacaagtgaaaaagaattattaaagtcAAAGTATGATAAGATAGtcgaagagaaggaaaatctTTTGAAAGCAAAAACAGAAGAATTAGAAGTACAATCAAAAAAACAGTTAGAAGTACAAAATGTTGCATTGGAGAATCTTAAGACTGAGAATATGAAGCAAATTAGCAAACTTTCAGAGTCTTTCAATgaacaattaaatatgaaagacTCGAAGATTAAAGAAGTTTCTACTAAGCTTGATCAAAAAATATCTGAGACTGAAAAACTGATGGTTGAACTATCCACgcaaattgatataaataagaaaaaagatgaagaattATCTGTTGCTTTAAAGAAACTGGAAG aaCTAAACGAAAAGCTCAAGttaatggaagaaaagaattatttgctTTCTAAACAAATCCAAGAGTACGAAAAAATTGCTGATGATAGCTTTAAAATAGTCCAGGAAAAGCAAAAGTTG GAACATGATATCGCTTCCTTAATGGCTACCGAGGCCAATTCCTCAGTccaattgaagaaattaagcGAAGAGttgaaagtgaaagaaaaggaactATCGGAACTTCGTTCAACAACAGCAGCTGAAATAGAAGAATTAACTAAACGTTATCAGGGTCAGATTGAAGAGAAAGCAAAATGTATAGAAGAAGCAAATGCTTATATATCTCAGAAATCATTATTACTcagtaaattagaaaatgatgTCCTTGAATTGAAATCGATTCTTGCCAAtaaagatgaagaaataaaaaatctcatACAAAAGACTTTAg ATTTACAAAATGCACTTACTTTATCAGAACAAGCTAAGACAAATCTGGAGAATGAATTCCAAGGACTTCAAAGCGATATAGAACAATTAAATCAACAAGTTGCTGGTACAGAAAATAAACTGTCGCAAGTCACTTTTCAAAAGGAAAAATTG gAAGCTGATATTGCAAATTTGTTAAGTACTTCCGCTGATTCATCGGAGCAACTTATGAAATACAATGAGGATTtacgaacaaaagaaaaagaacttgATGAATTTAAAGATAAAGCATTCAAGAATGAAACTATGCTCAAATCATTAGAGTTGAAGTTGATTAATATCGAAACAGAATTAAACAAAGCTAATACATTAATTCAAGAACAATGCtcagaattagaaaataataaatctgaattggaaaaagagaaaaaattgaacgtgGAGTTATCTAGCAAAATAAAAGGatttgaaacagaaaatgtagaacttgaaaaacaaataaaagaaaatgattacaTTAAAGACGAACTTAAAGAAAGAACTCAAGAATCATTGAATCTTTCAAatgaactaaaaaataacaaagaggAAATTCTTAATCTACAAAAACAAtatgaaactttaaaaaattcacataAAGAGGAGGTATCTTCTCTTCAGAAAGTGATTGATAACATAAAGACGGAATTAACTACTTCTCAAGAGACAACAAAGACTTTGCAAAAGATCAAATCTAAGTTAGAAGCTAATCAAAGTGCCAATCGTTGGACAATTGAAGAATTGACAGAAAAACTCGAAGCTGAAGCAACAAACCGTACGAAATTAGAATCATTAATGACAGAAAAAGAATCTAATCTGCATGagttacaaaagaaatatgaagaattacagaaaacgaacgaagctTTGATAGCTAATCAAAAAGCTACTGACAAAAATCTTACTACGTCGTTAGATAGTATGTCCAGTGAAGTAAAAGAATTGAGGGATAAACTAGATGTTGCTGCAGAAATGATTAAAGTCAAAGAAGATGCTCTTgtacaaatgaaaaaggaaactgAACAAGCTGAAACACAAATTTTGAAGCTTAATGACACTGTTGCATCTATTCAAAGGGAACAAACGGATAATGtagaggaaatgaaaaaattacaagaaatgctatcaaagaaggaaaaggaaatatctAACATCacggaaacaaaaatttctttagaaaataatctaaaatcTGTAGAatcaaaattagaagaaaatataaaaactttaGAATCACAGTTGAAGACCGTACAAAATGAGCTAGATGTAAAAAATAACATGCTTCAGGAATCagaacatataataaaagaattgaaaagcTCCAAAGAAGAATCTGtgatgaaattacaaaatactttaGAATGTGAAATGAAAGCTAAACAAACTGAGCTTGAATTTGCAATGCAGAAAAATTCTGAATTACAAAAACATCAACAATCGCTTCAAGATACGATAGAAAAACAAGTTAATGATTTGAATAACAAAGAAGTaacaatcgataaattaacaGCACAAATTAAAGCCTTAGAAGATGcacaaatgaaaaaattgaaaacggaTGAACAGATGCAAAATGAAGAAGTTAAACTTATGCAAAGTAAGCTAAGTGAGGCGattaaagaaaacagaaatctAGTTGACAGTAAAGAATCTCTTGAAAAATTACTTGtagaacagaaaaagaaaattgaaatgttaacAAATACCATACaaactaaagaaaaagaaactgagaaaaatattcaaaatttggTAGAGAAATTAAACCTTGTATCCACGGAATCTGCACAGTTAAAAGAAGCACAAAGTAATTT ggaaagagaaaataaacaaattactGCTAAATGGACAGAAGCAACGAGTCAATTAAAACTTACTCGTGAAAACATAAAGAATAATTACGAT gtAGCAGGAGGTGATATGAAACAACATATgg ttGATAAAGACATTGACATGATAAAGTTAAAAGAGGAATATGAAACAGCAAAAAGTCAAATAGATTTCTTAAATTCTGTAATAGTGGAGATGCAACGTAAAAACGAAGCTTTACTATGTAAAGTTGAAGTTCTTGAAATAGGAGTACCTGCCAATGAAGCTGATGAGTATACCAA aACCACATTAGAAAAACGAATGGCTGCGCCACGTATGTTCTGTGATATTTGTGAACAATTTGATTTACACGAAACGGAAGATTGTCCACGACAAGCTCAAGACTTTCTAGACACGGAAAAGGTTGTAAAGCCCCCGAAGAAAACATCGGTGGAAAGACCGTACTGCGAAAACTGTGAAA TGTTTGGACATGATACTCGTGATTGCGATGATGCTGAAACCTTTTAA
- the LOC122566250 gene encoding restin homolog isoform X6: MTDPKPSGIRPPSKIGRPCSNLPPRPAVPPSPPRPSMNQMDHLWETHGRRLSEAGLRRGSDNSVVLTEDTDSFIIGDRVWVGGTKPGSIAYIGETQFAPGDWAGVVLDEPIGKNDGSVAGSRYFQCEPKRGIFSRLTRLTRAPLTDIIAATSPIQKTPTSPSDSAKGSLSKSMSPSLNASTTSLSSTVSQRDLRIGDRVIVSSSQGSKTGVLRYIGITEFALGEWCGVELDEPIGKNDGSVNDKRYFECRPKYGLFAPAHKVSRSPSSKRSSCIVHKPTGAALNTSMRKTGSRESLLSMSSIISTASTATKAGVSAARRPGFRTSTPARITLQETLKEKQQEIEILRKERDLERERITKAANQADQAEQSLISVVKEYEQYREKMQKTVTDAEVAFSKLLEEKNALALQLEEEKRKCEDLLFRFEEESVNKDDIQKERSEQCVINTVNENKIKDLEKLLLEERERVGQLESDSIKLFETEEELTRLRNEVSNVTAQETQQLEDLQSRNKILEESRNNLENEVQEKRILIEQYINQITQLQSKLKENQQESAVHKESETNLRTEIERATKDLEKKNTLIEDMKKEFEHSTNTLKEQLQKATETIENIKKESTSEKELLKSKYDKIVEEKENLLKAKTEELEVQSKKQLEVQNVALENLKTENMKQISKLSESFNEQLNMKDSKIKEVSTKLDQKISETEKLMVELSTQIDINKKKDEELSVALKKLEELNEKLKLMEEKNYLLSKQIQEYEKIADDSFKIVQEKQKLEHDIASLMATEANSSVQLKKLSEELKVKEKELSELRSTTAAEIEELTKRYQGQIEEKAKCIEEANAYISQKSLLLSKLENDVLELKSILANKDEEIKNLIQKTLDLQNALTLSEQAKTNLENEFQGLQSDIEQLNQQVAGTENKLSQVTFQKEKLEADIANLLSTSADSSEQLMKYNEDLRTKEKELDEFKDKAFKNETMLKSLELKLINIETELNKANTLIQEQCSELENNKSELEKEKKLNVELSSKIKGFETENVELEKQIKENDYIKDELKERTQESLNLSNELKNNKEEILNLQKQYETLKNSHKEEVSSLQKVIDNIKTELTTSQETTKTLQKIKSKLEANQSANRWTIEELTEKLEAEATNRTKLESLMTEKESNLHELQKKYEELQKTNEALIANQKATDKNLTTSLDSMSSEVKELRDKLDVAAEMIKVKEDALVQMKKETEQAETQILKLNDTVASIQREQTDNVEEMKKLQEMLSKKEKEISNITETKISLENNLKSVESKLEENIKTLESQLKTVQNELDVKNNMLQESEHIIKELKSSKEESVMKLQNTLECEMKAKQTELEFAMQKNSELQKHQQSLQDTIEKQVNDLNNKEVTIDKLTAQIKALEDAQMKKLKTDEQMQNEEVKLMQSKLSEAIKENRNLVDSKESLEKLLVEQKKKIEMLTNTIQTKEKETEKNIQNLVEKLNLVSTESAQLKEAQSNLERENKQITAKWTEATSQLKLTRENIKNNYDVAGGDMKQHMVDKDIDMIKLKEEYETAKSQIDFLNSVIVEMQRKNEALLCKVEVLEIGVPANEADEYTKTTLEKRMAAPRMFCDICEQFDLHETEDCPRQAQDFLDTEKVVKPPKKTSVERPYCENCEMFGHDTRDCDDAETF, encoded by the exons ATGACTGATCCAAAACCATCAGGAATAAGACCACCCTCAAAAATTGGTCGACCATGTAGCAATTTACCACCAAGACCAGCTGTTCCGCCATCACCTCCAAGACCATCAATGA ACCAGATGGATCATCTCTGGGAAACGCACGGCCGTCGATTAAGCGAGGCTGGCCTGCGCAGAGGATCAG ATAACAGCGTGGTTCTGACGGAGGACACGGACAGCTTCATAATAGGAGATCGAGTATGGGTCGGTGGCACGAAACCAGGCTCCATTGCTTATATCGGCGAAACTCAATTTGCCCCTGGAGATTGGGCTGGAGTGGTACTGGACGAACCTATTG GCAAGAACGATGGATCCGTGGCTGGCAGTCGGTACTTCCAATGCGAACCAAAGCGAGGAATATTCTCTCGATTGACCAGACTGACCAGAGCACCGTTAACCGATATCATCGCTGCAACATCACCGATACAAAAGACACCTACTTCGCCAAGTGACAGCGCGAAAGGAAGCCTCAGCAAGTCCATGTCTCCGTCTCTAA ACGCATCAACGACGAGTCTATCGTCCACGGTGTCGCAGAGGGATCTCAGGATAGGTGACAGGGTAATAGTATCGTCCAGTCAAGGCAGCAAAACCGGTGTCCTCAGGTACATCGGCATCACAGAGTTTGCACTTGGCGAATGGTGCGGTGTGGAACTAGATGAGCCGATTGGAAAGAACGATGGTTCCGTCAACGACAAGAG GTACTTCGAGTGTCGACCTAAATACGGTCTGTTCGCACCCGCACACAAGGTCAGCCGGTCGCCGTCCAGCAAAAGGTCATCGTGCATAGTGCACAAGCCAACTGGCGCCGCCCTGAACACGTCCATGAGAAAGACCGGTTCCAGAGAGTCATTGCTCTCGATGTCGAGCATCATCAGCACCGCTAGCACAGCCACCAAGGCTGGTGTTAGCGCCGCGAGG CGGCCTGGTTTTCGCACCTCAACACCTGCACGAATCACCCTGCAG GAAACGTTAAAGGAGAAGCAACAGGAAATCGAGATTCTCCGGAAAGAGCGAGATTTAGAACGTGAACGAATTACGAAAGCCGCAAATCAAGCAGATCAGGCGGAACAGTCGCTTATCTCAGTAGTAAAAGAATATGAGCAG taTCGcgagaaaatgcaaaaaacCGTTACTGACGCGGAGGTTGCGTTTTCAAAATTACTCGAAGAGAAAAATGCACTTGCTTTACAATtggaggaagagaagaggaagtgTGAAGATCTGCTGTTTCGTTTCGAGGAAGAATCGGTTAACAAGGATGATATTCAG aaagaaagaagtgaGCAATGT GTGATAAATactgtaaatgaaaataagatcAAAGATCTCGAAAAGCTGTTGCtggaagaaagagaacgtGTCGGTCAACTTGAAAGTGATAGCATCAAATTATTCGAAACGGAAGAAGAACTGACCCGTCTTCGCAATGAAGTTTCAAATGTTACTGCTCAAGAAACGCAGCAACTCGAAG ACTTACAGAgtcggaataaaattttggagGAAAGTAGAAACAATCTTGAGAATGAGGTGcaagagaaaagaatactTATAGAGcaatatataaatcaaataactCAATTGCaatcaaaattgaaagaaaatcaacAAGAAAGCGCGGTTCATAAAGAATCAGAGACAAATTTGCGGACGGAAATAGAACGTGCGACGAAAGATTTGGAGAAAAAGAATACGTTGATAGAAGATATGAAAAAGGAATTTGAACACAGTACAAATACTTTGAAAGAACAGTTGCAAAAGGCTAcagaaacgatagaaaatattaaaaaggaaagtacaagtgaaaaagaattattaaagtcAAAGTATGATAAGATAGtcgaagagaaggaaaatctTTTGAAAGCAAAAACAGAAGAATTAGAAGTACAATCAAAAAAACAGTTAGAAGTACAAAATGTTGCATTGGAGAATCTTAAGACTGAGAATATGAAGCAAATTAGCAAACTTTCAGAGTCTTTCAATgaacaattaaatatgaaagacTCGAAGATTAAAGAAGTTTCTACTAAGCTTGATCAAAAAATATCTGAGACTGAAAAACTGATGGTTGAACTATCCACgcaaattgatataaataagaaaaaagatgaagaattATCTGTTGCTTTAAAGAAACTGGAAG aaCTAAACGAAAAGCTCAAGttaatggaagaaaagaattatttgctTTCTAAACAAATCCAAGAGTACGAAAAAATTGCTGATGATAGCTTTAAAATAGTCCAGGAAAAGCAAAAGTTG GAACATGATATCGCTTCCTTAATGGCTACCGAGGCCAATTCCTCAGTccaattgaagaaattaagcGAAGAGttgaaagtgaaagaaaaggaactATCGGAACTTCGTTCAACAACAGCAGCTGAAATAGAAGAATTAACTAAACGTTATCAGGGTCAGATTGAAGAGAAAGCAAAATGTATAGAAGAAGCAAATGCTTATATATCTCAGAAATCATTATTACTcagtaaattagaaaatgatgTCCTTGAATTGAAATCGATTCTTGCCAAtaaagatgaagaaataaaaaatctcatACAAAAGACTTTAg ATTTACAAAATGCACTTACTTTATCAGAACAAGCTAAGACAAATCTGGAGAATGAATTCCAAGGACTTCAAAGCGATATAGAACAATTAAATCAACAAGTTGCTGGTACAGAAAATAAACTGTCGCAAGTCACTTTTCAAAAGGAAAAATTG gAAGCTGATATTGCAAATTTGTTAAGTACTTCCGCTGATTCATCGGAGCAACTTATGAAATACAATGAGGATTtacgaacaaaagaaaaagaacttgATGAATTTAAAGATAAAGCATTCAAGAATGAAACTATGCTCAAATCATTAGAGTTGAAGTTGATTAATATCGAAACAGAATTAAACAAAGCTAATACATTAATTCAAGAACAATGCtcagaattagaaaataataaatctgaattggaaaaagagaaaaaattgaacgtgGAGTTATCTAGCAAAATAAAAGGatttgaaacagaaaatgtagaacttgaaaaacaaataaaagaaaatgattacaTTAAAGACGAACTTAAAGAAAGAACTCAAGAATCATTGAATCTTTCAAatgaactaaaaaataacaaagaggAAATTCTTAATCTACAAAAACAAtatgaaactttaaaaaattcacataAAGAGGAGGTATCTTCTCTTCAGAAAGTGATTGATAACATAAAGACGGAATTAACTACTTCTCAAGAGACAACAAAGACTTTGCAAAAGATCAAATCTAAGTTAGAAGCTAATCAAAGTGCCAATCGTTGGACAATTGAAGAATTGACAGAAAAACTCGAAGCTGAAGCAACAAACCGTACGAAATTAGAATCATTAATGACAGAAAAAGAATCTAATCTGCATGagttacaaaagaaatatgaagaattacagaaaacgaacgaagctTTGATAGCTAATCAAAAAGCTACTGACAAAAATCTTACTACGTCGTTAGATAGTATGTCCAGTGAAGTAAAAGAATTGAGGGATAAACTAGATGTTGCTGCAGAAATGATTAAAGTCAAAGAAGATGCTCTTgtacaaatgaaaaaggaaactgAACAAGCTGAAACACAAATTTTGAAGCTTAATGACACTGTTGCATCTATTCAAAGGGAACAAACGGATAATGtagaggaaatgaaaaaattacaagaaatgctatcaaagaaggaaaaggaaatatctAACATCacggaaacaaaaatttctttagaaaataatctaaaatcTGTAGAatcaaaattagaagaaaatataaaaactttaGAATCACAGTTGAAGACCGTACAAAATGAGCTAGATGTAAAAAATAACATGCTTCAGGAATCagaacatataataaaagaattgaaaagcTCCAAAGAAGAATCTGtgatgaaattacaaaatactttaGAATGTGAAATGAAAGCTAAACAAACTGAGCTTGAATTTGCAATGCAGAAAAATTCTGAATTACAAAAACATCAACAATCGCTTCAAGATACGATAGAAAAACAAGTTAATGATTTGAATAACAAAGAAGTaacaatcgataaattaacaGCACAAATTAAAGCCTTAGAAGATGcacaaatgaaaaaattgaaaacggaTGAACAGATGCAAAATGAAGAAGTTAAACTTATGCAAAGTAAGCTAAGTGAGGCGattaaagaaaacagaaatctAGTTGACAGTAAAGAATCTCTTGAAAAATTACTTGtagaacagaaaaagaaaattgaaatgttaacAAATACCATACaaactaaagaaaaagaaactgagaaaaatattcaaaatttggTAGAGAAATTAAACCTTGTATCCACGGAATCTGCACAGTTAAAAGAAGCACAAAGTAATTT ggaaagagaaaataaacaaattactGCTAAATGGACAGAAGCAACGAGTCAATTAAAACTTACTCGTGAAAACATAAAGAATAATTACGAT gtAGCAGGAGGTGATATGAAACAACATATgg ttGATAAAGACATTGACATGATAAAGTTAAAAGAGGAATATGAAACAGCAAAAAGTCAAATAGATTTCTTAAATTCTGTAATAGTGGAGATGCAACGTAAAAACGAAGCTTTACTATGTAAAGTTGAAGTTCTTGAAATAGGAGTACCTGCCAATGAAGCTGATGAGTATACCAA aACCACATTAGAAAAACGAATGGCTGCGCCACGTATGTTCTGTGATATTTGTGAACAATTTGATTTACACGAAACGGAAGATTGTCCACGACAAGCTCAAGACTTTCTAGACACGGAAAAGGTTGTAAAGCCCCCGAAGAAAACATCGGTGGAAAGACCGTACTGCGAAAACTGTGAAA TGTTTGGACATGATACTCGTGATTGCGATGATGCTGAAACCTTTTAA